Within the Debaryomyces hansenii CBS767 chromosome E complete sequence genome, the region CAATATACTTTCCGTTCATGTCTTTAAATGCTTGAAAGTAATCGTCCGGGCTTTCAAAAGCTACAAACCCATATCCCTTGTTTTTTCCTGTTTTGTTATCCATTGGAACCTTTACTTTGCTGAGTGTTTTGTATTTTCCAAACGCATTAGCCAATAACTCGTCTGTGGCATCAGTACCCAAATTTCCAACAAATAACCGGAAGTGCTTTGGATTCCATTCCAATAGCGACGAGTCTTCCCAGATCTTACCTCCACCTGCTCTCTTGACCGTCTTCTGTGTTTCGGGCGAAAGATGGCTCGTATTAGATTTTGGTAATACCTTGGTGATGTTTGATGGCTGGTTTAAAATTGCattatgtaaataattGGCCGGTTGTCTTCCAGCTGCTAAACGACGATCTGATGATTTGGTTGTGTTTAGCTTTGACTTCTGAATACCattactattattgttCATTATTGTTCAAGTGTTCAATATATTGCTCCTAATTTTGCATCTGAGTGTAGATTTAGTGAGTGAGGTACTGAAATTCTCGATGAgatcaaaataattatgtCTTAAATCATCTAGTATTATTCTATCAACAACAATGTTTATATTATCCAAGCTATCAGACTTGGTTCGTATACCACCTCATACATTTAACATCCCAATTCAAGAATCCAtaacaaatgaattaaacAAAAAGTTTGCAAACAAAGTCATAAGTAATCTTGGTCTCGTCATATCACTTTGGGATTTAATAGATATAAAGGATGGATTGTTAAAACCAGGTGATGGTGCATCATTCGTCGAAGTTACATTTAGATGTGTTGTATGGAAGCCATTCATAGGGGAAGTTTTAACTGGTTGGGTTAGTGAATGTTCTGCAGAAGGTATCAAAGttaaattagaatttttcgatgaaattttcatccCTAAGAActatttctttgaaaacTGTCTCTTTAAACCAGTCGAAAAGGCGTGGGTTTGGAAACCGGACGATGACACTGAATtgtatattgatattaatgaaaaaatcagATTCAGAATCGAAGAGGAAATTTTTGTTAATATCAAGCCCAAATCAAGTAGCGAGGCCTTTGGCCTAGAAGAACCTACAAATAAGGCTCCTCCATATGCATTATTGGCGTCTTGTCAAAGTGATGGTATGGGTTGCGTTTCATGGTGGGATTAGTTGTGTAAAATATATACGTTTAAGATATCACGGAAATCTTTAAtagaattttattataatgtaaataatgtaaataattaatCTAGTTATATTGCATATATTGACTGGTCGAACTGAACTTCATATTACCCTTGATAACCTTCTCAACAGATTTTAAGAAGTCCTTCTCATTAGCAACCTTTCTTCTAGCTCTGATAGCGAACATACCTGCTTCCGTACAAACAGACCTTAATTCTGCACCGGTTGCATTTGGACACAATCTAGAAATTAATTCCCATCTTATATCTTTCTCACAACTCATAGTCTTCGAATGAattctgaaaatattgGCACGACCTTCCAAATCAGGCAAGGAGAATTCAACCTTACGATCAATTCTACCTGGTCTTAATAATGCAGGATCCAACGTATTAGGTCTATTTGTGGCAAACATAACTTTAATGTTACCTCTTGGATCGAAACCATCCAATTGTGTGATCAATTCCAACATGGTTCTTTGAACTTCGTTATCACCACCAGCTCCGTCATCGAATCTGGCACCTCCAATGgcatcaatttcatcaaagaaTACGATACATGCTTTTTTAGTACGTGCCAtctcaaataattctctgACCATTCTAGCACCCTCACCAACATATTTTTGAACTAATTCAGATCCTATAACTCTAATAAACGTGGCATCGGTTCTGTTGGCTACTGCCCTAGCACACAAGGTCTTACCTGTTCCCGGAGGACCATATAACAATATACCTTTTGGTGGATCAATTCCTAATTTGACAAATCTTTCGGGTGACAATAATGGCAACTCAACAACTTCccttaatttttcaatttgatcTTTGCACCCTCCTACATCGCTGTATGTCACATCTGGCTTCTCTTCCACAGTCATCATGGTCACCGATGGATCGATTCTTGGCGGCAATGGCAACTGAATCTCGTACTTCTGTCTATCCACACCAACTCTCATACCTTCTTCTATATCCGTAGGAGAAACCCTTTCACCCAATCCAACCACAAATTTGGCAATCTgctttatattaataacaTATTTAGACTTATTATCCGCATTTTGAAGCAATCCCGCTTGCGGATTAGGATTGGTGGCTTCAATTATCTTGGTACATCTTGCAACTTGCAAAGGCTGTTCTTCCGACATCCTTTGCTTATCTCCCATAACATCCCACAAATGTGGAGCGGCCAATCCAGTATCACTT harbors:
- a CDS encoding DEHA2E07392p (weakly similar to uniprot|P32588 Saccharomyces cerevisiae YNL016W PUB1 Poly(A)+ RNA-binding protein abundant mRNP-component protein hypothesized to bind a pool of non-translatable mRNAs), whose translation is MNNNSNGIQKSKLNTTKSSDRRLAAGRQPANYLHNAILNQPSNITKVLPKSNTSHLSPETQKTVKRAGGGKIWEDSSLLEWNPKHFRLFVGNLGTDATDELLANAFGKYKTLSKVKVPMDNKTGKNKGYGFVAFESPDDYFQAFKDMNGKYIGQHPVQLKRAETNIKPTKKKSDSFKNNRKGR
- a CDS encoding DEHA2E07414p (highly similar to uniprot|P35718 Saccharomyces cerevisiae YKL144C RPC25 RNA polymerase III subunit C25), producing MFILSKLSDLVRIPPHTFNIPIQESITNELNKKFANKVISNLGLVISLWDLIDIKDGLLKPGDGASFVEVTFRCVVWKPFIGEVLTGWVSECSAEGIKVKLEFFDEIFIPKNYFFENCLFKPVEKAWVWKPDDDTELYIDINEKIRFRIEEEIFVNIKPKSSSEAFGLEEPTNKAPPYALLASCQSDGMGCVSWWD
- a CDS encoding DEHA2E07436p (highly similar to uniprot|P33299 Saccharomyces cerevisiae YKL145W RPT1 One of six ATPases of the 19S regulatory particle of the 26S proteasome involved in the degradation of ubiquitinated substrates); the protein is MPPKADWDKYVAPNEDDESQDKIQPLSEGDIQVLKTYGAAPYASSLKEIEKDLKTIEERIKENIGIKESDTGLAAPHLWDVMGDKQRMSEEQPLQVARCTKIIEATNPNPQAGLLQNADNKSKYVINIKQIAKFVVGLGERVSPTDIEEGMRVGVDRQKYEIQLPLPPRIDPSVTMMTVEEKPDVTYSDVGGCKDQIEKLREVVELPLLSPERFVKLGIDPPKGILLYGPPGTGKTLCARAVANRTDATFIRVIGSELVQKYVGEGARMVRELFEMARTKKACIVFFDEIDAIGGARFDDGAGGDNEVQRTMLELITQLDGFDPRGNIKVMFATNRPNTLDPALLRPGRIDRKVEFSLPDLEGRANIFRIHSKTMSCEKDIRWELISRLCPNATGAELRSVCTEAGMFAIRARRKVANEKDFLKSVEKVIKGNMKFSSTSQYMQYN